The Nicotiana sylvestris chromosome 6, ASM39365v2, whole genome shotgun sequence genomic sequence aacttacaaattgaaaggtttacatttaacaacaagtaaattaaccaaaaaagagtaaattcaaaggttttgcattgccttagtaagttcttcataatcaatatgaactgagtgaccttcttctggagtgttaaattcggatgggttaccatgtgttaatatatctccaagttcctcgtcttctgggctatcaacatATTCACATCCTTGATTGCTTCattccgatctaatccaatctctgaaacatactaaaactttcaaagtattgtttcccaatgagtgacgggtgtctccaagttgttgtcttgcttggctaaatgcactctctgatgcaacagttgaaattggcacattcagcacgtcccgagccatagcgaaaagaataggaaattgctttccattctcatgccaccatcccaacggtgaaaattcctttgtgcgaggctctttttgcttctgcaagtagaattgaagttcatcaatgatcctgctactggtttgagtgttagaaaatgtagaaaaaatattaaaactatcaaggccttcttcatcatccacagtagcagaagtggtacagtgcatagtgggattaacattgcctacattaagagcagcatcatcaattacatttgcataataattatataattgttgtaaatattcatttagcttgttcatacaagtatataaatctggggtttcagttggtccaatctccatataagtatataaagcattcattaattggtgacaatcagacatcttaatagaaggatttaaaacaacaccaattaagtaaatcggaggaattggaaagaaatattttttgaattttgcttgcattttttcaacaacatccctatatttttctttcttcttaaattcaaagagtagaaaagaaatttcagctatatgtactaaagccatagtaacagtagggtaatatgctccagaaaactcaacagtggctgtataaaatttatgtaaaaatttaacaacatcattaatgacATCCTAAGTAGTAGTTATTACCATACGGTTTGTatcagtacaatgcgcattagcaacttcagttattgggaatctatatttgtagcaatattttaaaaatatatatgtataattccatctagtaacaatttcgtctggcatgaatttgggtttaaggttatactggacacacttattcttaaattcctttattctagattatctattatttccttgaataacaccaactgctcttctaacatgagtaatctcgttgaaaataaatcaaggccacttttaacaattaaattataaacatgacatgcacacctaacatgaaaaatttcatcaagaggtggttgcaaatgcaattttaatattgaaattgcggcattattgttagaagcattatcaaaagacatacacaatactttttgcttgagattataaaattcaacaacttcacaaatagtactacttataaacGCAGCAGTATGACTCtaatcttcatcatatttaaaagtgataatacgtttttgcatacaagtagtatcatctatccaatgacatgtaattgtcaaataatcatttccattaacagcatggccaatatcagaagttagagaaactctacaaggaaggtagctaaacaaataacgtatgtatgtttgatattgtctatgaagTTTAAAGATATTagatctacaagtacttctacggatacctttaaataaaggattgtaaatcctttgaatatacataataagatatgatgaagaagcaaatgaaaaaggtagacaacccaaagcaatcatttttgctaactcctcactatccttcattttatcatatttcacaaGACCTCCAGTAATAGGGTTTAGAGTTGATTGATTTGCATCTCCATCAGATCCCCATTCTATAGGATgctcaattctcatatgtctactaagtgtTTCAGTCCCCCCTAATTGTCCCCCAATCTTATGTTTAAAAGCATTTAACTCTATTAGTACCTTCTATTTCCTCAAAAAATTTCCAAACCTTACTTATTTTTCTATGATTACTAGTCGGGGCCACAGGTGGTCTACTACTAGCACCACGACCACCACCCTTGCTAGCAGCTCCAACACTACTAGGTGTaagtggtatctcatcttccatttctaattcattatcatctataccaaaatcttcctgcaattgttcataatctatattattatcaggtaatgtttcaggaatatttgGAGAGGTATTTAAATTACTACCAAATGCTGAAGCTGAAGTactacctctttttttattttcccgATTAGTTACCTTGTTACAAACTCTTTTTGCaacattaaacatattgtaaaatTTAACTACGagcaacaaaataaataaatatgcaaataaaatagtaaataagagaaagagttggagagAGTGCACCAAATTCGGCAATAAATTGAACACTTGATAATTTCGCAACTCCAATGTTACCACGAAGAAACGTCAATTGttccaattttgaagttcaattgttcaaacttcaaaaaataaatactacgataaattaaattcaaaaaaaaatagccaaatagTTGATTGCCCTTTAATAGGTGAAGAATGAGAGAATATGAGAACTGAGATTGAgaattgagagatgagtgaaaaaatgaggaagagaggagggggtatttatagtttttgaaaggggggttaattttaaaaaaaaaaaattgggctaATTGTGCAATTCAGCCGTTGGACAACGGCCATTTTCTGAAAtggaccgttgccaacggtcagaTCTGGGCCCatatttttaaaaacaattaaaaaaaaattttacCGTTAAACCGGTCTGGGTCGGTCCAGGCCGGGCCGGTTAACCGGTTTGATATCATTGTTCATCTACCGGGTTGTACCGATCCGGGTAACGGTATTTCAAATGTGAACGATGCAACCCGCATGTCCCCCTTAACCCAGCCCCCTTATACTGGTCCGGGCCGATTCCGGTTTTAACCGGTCTGGGCCAGTCCGGAACTGGGCTGACCCGGCCCGTTTAACACCTATAATTACAATACACAAAAATCATAGCTATTACAGATTATTATAATCTTGATATATGAAAATTAAATCAGAGGAAATATATAGCCTATACAGGCACGTCAGAAGGATAATCTTTTGGGTATCTTTTAATAGTATCTCTAATAAACTTCTCTTGCTCGTGCAGATTTGATGGCATTTCGTCATAAATGTCACCAAATAAGTCTGTCAATGGAGGTTTCTCCACTTTCTCTGTTGCTTGAATTGCTTCCAATACCTAAATCAAAGCTAAAGATATCAAGAAAAAAGCCTATAGGAAGAAAAATAATGAGTAGTATGCAAAATTATATATGCCATGGTTGTTGAATGTTGAACCTGTTTTCTGATGTTTCCGCAAAGTTCAGTTTCATTTTGATCAAACCACCAGCCATTTCTCTGAATCCAATTTCTAAATCTGGTTACAGGGTTTCTTGCTGTTCTCCACTGCTCTATTTCCTTTACGCACTGATACTTAGTTGAATCATCAGATGTTGAATGGTGGCTTACTCTATATGTCATGGCCTGAGAGTTAAAACTTTTTCCAGATTAAGGTTTGTTGTTGTAACTTGAACTAAGTTTTGGCATTTACTCTGTTTAGTACTAGTACATGTACAAGGAGTTCAATTTCACCTCAACTAATA encodes the following:
- the LOC104227214 gene encoding 2-oxoisovalerate dehydrogenase subunit alpha 2, mitochondrial-like isoform X1 — encoded protein: MKAGEQLDLYNCRVDYNDGLNDEDQTMDLPGGKVPITTQMKFISESSEKRLPCYRVFDTNGYLIPGSIFEQAMTYRVSHHSTSDDSTKYQCVKEIEQWRTARNPVTRFRNWIQRNGWWFDQNETELCGNIRKQVLEAIQATEKVEKPPLTDLFGDIYDEMPSNLHEQEKFIRDTIKRYPKDYPSDVPV